The following proteins come from a genomic window of Malus domestica chromosome 02, GDT2T_hap1:
- the LOC103426991 gene encoding polyadenylation and cleavage factor homolog 4-like — protein sequence MLSVRASPSPSGFVFDCRLNGGAIGRKDEGPNYDCLRKRYFDGSHKGPGLGLGFDTTTCVAPACHNNRSNGGLEHQRPRGAYGKDGSRVAQFQSEANRNLGSHYPPQQACPIMPFQMPFVVTRISVPSSTSSVDSQSLMPVPSVDSRPHVNMHNSSPPAPTVHSTLSMQQNQRNQGPFIVKQAMPLLPPGPPPYPQDILPVQNPYPVASSNQPGISAYSGLITSLLAQGLISVTNQTPPQVSLGVEFKAYPLKVRHESVITALYGDLPGQCTTCGRRFKCQEEHSKHMDWHVTKNCMSKSRKLKPSRKWFVNMSLWFIAAEALCTNAAPKFMSAETTVEKKNSDEEVAIPAEEDQTSCVLCRECFDDFYSHEREEWMYKDAVYLNAPEGSTEGMDRSKLGPIVHAKCRQEGSQRKRLRRS from the coding sequence ATGTTATCTGTTAGGGCATCCCCGTCTCCGTCTGGATTTGTGTTTGATTGTAGACTTAATGGAGGAGCAATTGGTCGGAAAGATGAGGGACCCAATTATGATTGCCTTAGAAAACGCTATTTTGATGGTAGTCATAAAGGGCcagggctagggttagggtttgacACTACTACTTGTGTTGCACCTGCATGTCATAATAACCGCAGTAATGGAGGACTTGAACATCAGAGACCTAGGGGCGCATATGGAAAAGACGGTAGTAGGGTTGCTCAATTCCAATCTGAGGCAAATCGTAATTTGGGTTCTCACTACCCTCCTCAGCAAGCCTGCCCGATTATGCCTTTCCAGATGCCCTTTGTGGTGACTCGTATATCAGTGCCGTCTTCTACTTCTAGTGTAGACTCTCAATCTCTCATGCCGGTGCCATCTGTGGATTCAAGGCCTCATGTAAACATGCATAATTCTAGCCCTCCTGCTCCCACTGTGCACTCAACGTTATCTATGCAGCAGAACCAGAGGAATCAAGGCCCTTTTATTGTAAAACAAGCCATGCCACTTCTACCACCAGGTCCCCCTCCTTACCCACAAGACATACTTCCGGTTCAGAACCCTTATCCAGTTGCCTCTAGCAACCAGCCCGGCATCAGTGCATATTCTGGTTTGATTACTTCGCTCTTGGCCCAAGGTTTGATCTCAGTGACAAATCAAACCCCTCCCCAGGTTTCTTTAGGAGTTGAGTTTAAGGCCTACCCTCTCAAGGTGCGGCATGAATCTGTAATAACTGCTCTATACGGTGATCTTCCAGGACAATGCACAACCTGTGGCCGTAGGTTCAAGTGCCAAGAAGAGCATAGTAAGCATATGGATTGGCATGTAACCAAGAACTGTATGTCTAAAAGCCGTAAGCTGAAGCCCTCTCGTAAATGGTTTGTGAATATGAGCTTGTGGTTTATTGCTGCAGAGGCATTGTGTACTAATGCAGCTCCTAAATTTATGTCTGCTGAGACCACTGTGGAAAAGAAGAATAGTGATGAAGAAGTGGCTATTCCTGCTGAAGAAGATCAGACTTCGTGCGTGTTATGTAGAGAGTGCTTTGATGATTTTTATAGTCATGAGAGAGAGGAGTGGATGTATAAAGATGCTGTGTACTTGAATGCGCCTGAGGGATCAACAGAAGGCATGGATAGGTCAAAGTTGGGTCCTATAGTGCATGCTAAATGCAGGCAAGAGGGTAGTCAAAGAAAACGGTTGCGGAGGAGTTAG